A region of Novipirellula aureliae DNA encodes the following proteins:
- a CDS encoding metal-sensitive transcriptional regulator, translated as MLSDDEKKKLNNRLRRVIGQVEAVGRMIEDEEYCVDILMQLSAATGALNKVGQIVLEQHIRTCVSDAIKSGSAKDRDEKIEELMKVFRKYGE; from the coding sequence ATGCTTTCAGACGACGAGAAAAAGAAGCTTAACAACCGACTTCGACGAGTCATCGGACAAGTCGAAGCGGTTGGTCGTATGATCGAGGATGAGGAATACTGCGTCGATATTCTGATGCAGTTGTCCGCCGCGACGGGAGCGCTCAACAAAGTCGGCCAGATTGTCTTGGAACAGCACATCCGCACCTGCGTCAGTGATGCGATCAAGAGTGGCAGTGCCAAGGACCGTGACGAGAAGATCGAAGAGCTGATGAAGGTCTTTCGGAAGTACGGCGAGTGA
- a CDS encoding PP2C family protein-serine/threonine phosphatase — protein MDTFKHRWHQLPISRQLLVLVNAILFGFVVLFLVVDYRVRMDRHLNEKQIALTEEAKTMYESLLVAEPHGSEAIQKLVDNVCARMNADDSPGHHIASDWRGLPYQAVSHGHASDEMLLAMRSAADSAVDKSNATDAIVVGAFAGPSGTVYISEKRSAVVDATRQSLLIQMLAVLLLGAIASFVVSAVLRQLIAKPIQGFVSALRSVAVGDLSVIARTRSCRELSYLADQINAMTEALDHAQRDHRVHMEKARQIQQNLRPTVNGLVGIDVAELFEPADDVGGDYYDVIPLSDGQSLLCVADVSGHGVPAAMAATLLKAFVSEAAKKSSSPAAILTDVNQRYCEYVMMGHFATMALLVVDPKRRQLTYANAGHEFPFLQIGSDTPMRLNVGDLILGVEDDTHYDEETIPIGDSARLVIVSDGVTEAFDPSDEQYGTERIEQLMSNVPTVNAHELIQEFEASLETFRKGRKAFDDTTLLVAQLT, from the coding sequence ATGGACACATTCAAACACCGATGGCATCAGTTGCCGATCAGCCGGCAACTGCTTGTCCTCGTCAATGCAATTCTCTTTGGGTTTGTCGTCCTGTTTCTTGTCGTTGACTACCGCGTGCGGATGGATCGGCATCTGAACGAGAAACAAATCGCGCTGACCGAAGAAGCGAAAACGATGTACGAGTCTCTGTTGGTCGCTGAACCCCACGGCAGCGAGGCAATTCAAAAATTGGTAGACAACGTCTGTGCTCGAATGAACGCAGACGATTCCCCAGGTCACCATATTGCTTCGGATTGGCGTGGGCTGCCGTACCAAGCCGTTTCGCATGGGCATGCCTCCGACGAAATGCTCCTGGCAATGCGGTCGGCTGCTGATTCAGCAGTCGACAAATCAAATGCCACTGACGCAATCGTCGTAGGGGCATTCGCTGGACCATCGGGCACTGTTTACATTTCCGAGAAACGTTCAGCGGTCGTGGACGCAACACGTCAGTCGTTGTTGATCCAGATGTTAGCGGTGTTGTTGCTCGGAGCAATTGCATCCTTCGTGGTCAGTGCAGTGCTGCGGCAATTGATCGCCAAACCGATCCAAGGTTTCGTTTCGGCGCTTCGGAGTGTTGCGGTTGGAGACCTGAGCGTCATTGCACGCACACGAAGCTGTCGAGAACTGAGCTATCTCGCCGATCAGATCAATGCGATGACCGAGGCACTTGACCACGCTCAGCGCGACCATCGCGTTCATATGGAAAAGGCGCGTCAAATTCAACAGAACCTACGACCGACGGTGAATGGACTGGTTGGAATCGACGTCGCCGAATTATTCGAGCCGGCCGACGATGTTGGCGGTGACTACTACGACGTGATTCCATTGTCCGATGGGCAATCCCTGCTCTGCGTCGCAGATGTATCGGGACACGGCGTGCCGGCCGCAATGGCGGCGACGTTGTTGAAAGCGTTTGTGTCGGAAGCGGCAAAGAAGTCGTCCAGCCCCGCTGCAATACTGACAGATGTCAATCAACGTTACTGCGAGTACGTGATGATGGGACATTTTGCAACGATGGCGTTACTGGTCGTCGATCCGAAAAGAAGGCAACTGACCTACGCCAATGCTGGCCACGAGTTTCCGTTCTTGCAGATTGGAAGCGACACGCCAATGCGATTGAACGTGGGCGATCTAATCTTGGGCGTCGAGGATGATACACACTACGATGAAGAAACAATCCCGATAGGCGATTCGGCTCGCTTAGTCATTGTTAGCGACGGAGTGACTGAAGCGTTTGATCCAAGTGATGAGCAATACGGCACCGAACGCATCGAGCAACTGATGAGCAACGTTCCGACCGTGAACGCGCACGAACTGATCCAAGAGTTCGAGGCATCGCTCGAAACATTTCGCAAAGGTCGCAAAGCGTTCGATGACACGACGCTCTTGGTCGCGCAACTTACGTAG
- a CDS encoding copper oxidase: MSNTKQRRKFLKAGSIAAATGFFTNLLGGNIDAQQPASSSPTPNSPTPSLPDSLSPRLPASEYDGFSRFKPSRGLDPDSDYYIGKLVPGFRKAADGPAPFEAPDIAKLPYKLDNGVKVFELVPMAVQQEFHPGVKMNVYGYNGSMPGPTIEVTQGDRVRIIVTNELPEDTFVHWHGFELPVQYDGAATLTQNPIKPGKTKVFEFDIHEEGTFFYHSHVAMQEAFGQVGWFIVHPKKVFDPPVDRDFGLLFQNFHVPPTHTISDSWAMDWNWHTINGKSGPYTTPLVCKHGERVRVRLLNFAPMQHHPVHLHGHTFWVTGHEGARIPKSAWVPRNNELVGVAQASSFEFIANNPGDWIFHCHMVHHMMNHMVKQVGPRIRNDASVDQYLANLSSRPQVDPSRGDKFATPGYPQKMQGMEMSKEFMKAIWSRKEVRGMRANYAMSVKGLMTVLRVLPDDLYELVMNSDQPVEKGAVFAEIVRRFGDPGEYEAATKMMM; the protein is encoded by the coding sequence ATGTCGAATACTAAACAACGACGAAAATTCTTGAAAGCGGGCTCGATCGCTGCGGCAACCGGCTTTTTCACCAACTTGCTCGGCGGCAACATCGACGCGCAGCAACCCGCTTCCAGCTCCCCCACTCCTAACTCCCCCACTCCTTCACTCCCAGACTCCCTTTCTCCCCGTCTCCCAGCCTCCGAGTACGACGGATTCTCTCGGTTCAAGCCCAGTCGCGGTCTCGATCCCGATTCCGACTATTACATCGGCAAGCTGGTTCCGGGTTTTCGCAAAGCCGCTGATGGCCCTGCGCCGTTCGAGGCTCCCGACATCGCGAAGCTGCCTTACAAACTGGACAACGGTGTCAAGGTGTTCGAGCTTGTGCCGATGGCGGTTCAGCAAGAATTCCATCCCGGCGTGAAAATGAACGTCTACGGTTACAATGGCAGCATGCCTGGCCCGACGATCGAAGTCACGCAAGGCGACCGTGTTCGCATCATCGTGACCAATGAATTGCCGGAAGATACGTTCGTGCATTGGCACGGTTTTGAGCTGCCCGTTCAGTATGACGGAGCCGCCACGTTGACACAGAACCCGATCAAGCCTGGAAAGACGAAAGTATTTGAGTTCGACATCCATGAAGAAGGCACGTTCTTCTATCACTCGCATGTTGCGATGCAAGAAGCGTTTGGGCAAGTCGGATGGTTCATCGTCCATCCCAAGAAAGTCTTCGACCCGCCAGTGGATCGTGATTTCGGATTGCTGTTCCAGAATTTTCATGTTCCGCCGACGCACACGATCAGCGATTCGTGGGCGATGGATTGGAATTGGCACACGATTAACGGCAAGAGTGGTCCCTACACGACGCCGTTGGTTTGCAAGCACGGCGAACGTGTTCGTGTGCGACTGTTGAATTTCGCCCCGATGCAACACCACCCGGTCCACTTGCACGGACACACCTTTTGGGTGACCGGCCACGAAGGAGCTCGCATTCCCAAGAGTGCTTGGGTGCCACGTAACAATGAACTGGTGGGTGTCGCTCAAGCATCAAGCTTCGAGTTCATCGCCAACAACCCCGGCGATTGGATTTTTCATTGTCACATGGTCCATCACATGATGAACCACATGGTCAAACAAGTTGGACCGCGAATTCGCAATGACGCTTCGGTCGACCAGTACCTCGCGAATCTCAGCAGCCGGCCCCAAGTCGACCCTTCACGAGGCGACAAGTTCGCGACGCCAGGCTACCCACAGAAGATGCAGGGCATGGAGATGTCCAAGGAATTTATGAAGGCGATTTGGAGCCGAAAAGAGGTTCGCGGAATGCGAGCGAATTACGCGATGTCGGTCAAGGGATTGATGACTGTGCTGCGTGTCCTTCCAGACGACCTGTATGAGTTGGTGATGAACAGCGACCAGCCAGTTGAAAAAGGTGCGGTTTTTGCTGAGATCGTTCGACGCTTCGGTGACCCTGGTGAGTACGAAGCCGCGACTAAGATGATGATGTGA